The genomic DNA CGCAACGGCCCTGACGTGTGGCTGTGGTCCAGCAGGGACAAGAAGGCCGTGCACTACCGGCTGCCCGCGGAGGCGACTGCCAAGAGCCACCCCACACCGCCCGCCCTTCCGTCGGGCGTGACGATGCCCGCGACGCCCGACGAGGCGGCCAAGCTGGCCTTGGCGAAGCTCGACCCGTCGACCGAGGTCAGCACCGGCGGGACGGCCACGGTCGCGGGTCGCTCGGCGTACGAACTCGTCCTCACCCCTCGCGATCGCGCGGCATTGGTCAGCAGCGTGCACATCGCCATCGACGGCGAGAAGCGCGTCCCGCTGCGCGTGCAGGTCTTCGGCAGCAAGGCCGCCAACCCCAGCAAGGCCGCCATCGACGTGGGCTTCACGGCCGTCGACTTCGGCACGCCGGACGCGCGGCAGTTCACGTTTACGCCACCGCCGGACACCACCGTGACTGAGGCCAGCCTGGAGCAAGCCGCGCAGCATCCCGACGGCGCCGCGAAGCGTGCCCCCGCGGCGACCAACTCTGCCTCTGCCAACCCCGCGGCCGCCCGGCCACGGATCGTCGGCACCGGCTGGACGTCGGTCGTGACGGGAACGATGCCGGCGCCAACGGCCACCGGCCAGTCCTCGGTGGGCACCCCGGACGGCAGGGGCGGCACCGGCGACAAGGGCGCGGCGGCTGATCAGCTCCAGAGCCTGATGGCCACGCTGCCCGAGGTCTCGGGGAGCTGGGGGTCGGGTCGCCTCCTCGAGACGAACCTGCTGTGCGCGGTGATCACGAGTGACGGCCGGTACGCCGTGGGCGCGGTCGCGCCGAGCAAGCTCTACGAGGCGCTGTCGAGTCGATGAGCGAACTGGCGGTCTCCACGACGGGACTGGCCAAGCGGTTCGGCGATCGCACGGTTGTCGACGACGTGCACCTGGCGGTGCCTCGAGGCGCGGTCTATGGCTTCCTCGGCCCCAACGGCTCGGGCAAGACCACCACGATCCGCATGCTGCTGGGGCTGATCCGGCCGCAGCACGGGTCGGCCGAGGTGCTCGGCGTCGACGTGCTGCGCGAGCCGACGGCGGTGCTGCATCGGGTGGGCTCTCTGGTGGAGGGCCCGGCGTTTCATCCCTATCTGTCGGGGCGGGCCAATCTGGCTCGTCTCGACGCGGCCGACGCGCGCGCCGATCGGCGCACCAGCAGGGCGCGCATCGGCGCGGCCCTGGATCGCGTGGGCCTGGCGAACGCGGCCGGCAAGCGCTATCGCGCCTACTCACTCGGGATGAAGCAGCGCCTCGCGCTCGCGGCGGGGCTGCTCGTCCCCAGGGACCTCATGATTCTCGACGAACCGACCAACGGCCTGGACCCCCAGGGCACCCGAGAGGTTCGCTCGCTGATCGCGTCGTTCGCCGCCGACGGCATCACGGTCTTCGTGTCGAGTCACCTGTTGGCGGAGATCGAGCAGGTGTGCACGCACCTCGGCATCATGCGTGCCGGCCGCCTCGTCGCCCAGGGGCCGGTGCGCGACGTGCTGCCGAGGGGGGCGTCGCAGGTCCGCGTCGACACCTCGGACCCC from Austwickia sp. includes the following:
- a CDS encoding ATP-binding cassette domain-containing protein gives rise to the protein MSELAVSTTGLAKRFGDRTVVDDVHLAVPRGAVYGFLGPNGSGKTTTIRMLLGLIRPQHGSAEVLGVDVLREPTAVLHRVGSLVEGPAFHPYLSGRANLARLDAADARADRRTSRARIGAALDRVGLANAAGKRYRAYSLGMKQRLALAAGLLVPRDLMILDEPTNGLDPQGTREVRSLIASFAADGITVFVSSHLLAEIEQVCTHLGIMRAGRLVAQGPVRDVLPRGASQVRVDTSDPGEAAAVLRRLGVQQVRTSASAASGVPAAVAPEAIVAALVAAGVPVRGFVAAAPSLEDVFVSLTGEGFDVDA